A region of the Kribbella sp. NBC_01245 genome:
CAGCAGGAGCAGGAATTCCCGCTGTGACAAGGCCGTGGTCTTCCCGTCGACGAGCAGTTGCCGCGCTTGCAGGTCCAGTACGACGTCGCCGACCTGCAGCGTGTCCCGCCGCCTCGAGCCGGCAGTCTCCTGGAGCCGGCTGCGCACTCGGGCGATGAGCTCCCGGACGGCGAACGGCTTGGCCAGGAAGTCGATCGCACCCTGCTCGAGACAGGAGATCCGCAGCTGGGCGTCCCCGGTCGCCGACAGGACCATCACCCGCATGCTCGGATCCTGTGCCATCAACGCGGACAGCACCGCTTCGCCGTGGACTCCCGGCATGATCAGGTCGAGT
Encoded here:
- a CDS encoding response regulator transcription factor, producing the protein MTKILVVDDEPDLVRFVRRALETESYQVLTSTNGLDGIRLALTERPDLVILDLIMPGVHGEAVLSALMAQDPSMRVMVLSATGDAQLRISCLEQGAIDFLAKPFAVRELIARVRSRLQETAGSRRRDTLQVGDVVLDLQARQLLVDGKTTALSQREFLLLLHLMRNPDTVCSRQELLSEVWGYDFDPATNVVDVCIGRLRAKVRPDLIVTVRNVGYQLQSA